One segment of Saprospiraceae bacterium DNA contains the following:
- a CDS encoding vanadium-dependent haloperoxidase — protein sequence MRFLKNYTFIALAFLAAGLFIHSCKDVTVNEANLVSKYDYKVVHAWNELFLDIERYAAGYRPGPAPRALAYLGLSAYEACISGMPSFNSLANLYPGLSIPAPDKDVPYHWPTVVNASYAHLMPLFFPAASNDHKLKMTALDNFNFDKGVAEVGQDIANRSREYGRAVAAAVWAYAITDPIGHDHYKDPFQGYDWQANFKKDGDWKPTFPGPGLPMGGIWGGARTFAITQNDKICRLPLPYSDSDTSKLFSQALEVYAQNTPTLSYEDEWIGEFWSDDLLNLTFSPGPRWIAIGNQILVHQNSSLETAVYMSAKVGMALNDSAVGCWYSKYYYNVERPQTYINRVMDPTWKPALYNPLTGEEGVTPSFPAYPSGHSTMGAAGAEALASIFGYAYGMTDLCHQDRTEFEGKPRTFGSLFEMAQENAWSRVPLGVHFRMDCEEGVRYGTVIGRKVNDLPWKK from the coding sequence ATGCGATTTTTGAAAAACTACACCTTCATTGCTTTGGCATTTTTGGCAGCGGGCTTGTTCATCCATTCTTGCAAGGATGTCACCGTTAACGAGGCAAACCTCGTGAGCAAGTATGATTACAAGGTAGTGCACGCTTGGAACGAGCTGTTCCTCGATATCGAGCGCTATGCTGCCGGCTATCGACCCGGCCCTGCGCCGCGCGCATTGGCTTATCTCGGCCTGTCCGCCTACGAAGCCTGCATCAGCGGGATGCCCTCGTTCAACTCGCTCGCCAATTTGTACCCCGGCTTGAGCATTCCAGCCCCCGACAAAGATGTCCCATATCACTGGCCTACGGTGGTGAATGCGTCTTATGCCCACCTCATGCCGCTCTTTTTCCCCGCGGCATCCAATGACCACAAACTGAAAATGACCGCTCTGGACAATTTCAATTTCGACAAAGGGGTGGCTGAAGTGGGTCAGGACATTGCCAACCGTTCGAGAGAGTACGGAAGGGCTGTGGCTGCCGCAGTGTGGGCCTATGCCATCACCGACCCCATCGGCCACGACCACTACAAAGACCCCTTCCAAGGGTATGATTGGCAGGCCAACTTCAAAAAAGACGGCGATTGGAAGCCGACTTTCCCAGGGCCGGGCCTTCCCATGGGCGGCATCTGGGGCGGTGCCCGCACTTTCGCCATCACGCAGAACGACAAAATCTGCCGTCTTCCTTTGCCCTACTCGGACAGCGACACCTCCAAACTCTTCTCACAAGCCTTGGAAGTATATGCTCAAAACACGCCCACGCTTTCTTACGAAGATGAGTGGATTGGTGAGTTTTGGAGCGACGACTTGCTGAACCTCACATTCAGCCCCGGCCCGCGTTGGATTGCCATCGGCAACCAAATTCTGGTGCACCAAAATAGCAGCTTGGAGACCGCTGTGTACATGAGCGCAAAAGTGGGCATGGCGTTGAACGACTCTGCCGTGGGTTGCTGGTACTCCAAATACTACTACAACGTGGAGCGCCCGCAGACGTACATCAATCGGGTAATGGACCCAACTTGGAAACCCGCTCTTTACAACCCGCTCACGGGAGAAGAGGGTGTGACCCCGTCCTTCCCCGCGTACCCATCTGGCCACTCCACCATGGGCGCTGCGGGCGCCGAGGCGCTGGCCAGCATTTTTGGCTATGCCTACGGCATGACCGACCTCTGTCACCAAGACCGCACGGAGTTTGAAGGCAAGCCACGCACCTTTGGCAGCCTTTTCGAGATGGCGCAAGAAAACGCTTGGTCTCGCGTGCCGCTGGGCGTTCACTTCCGCATGGACTGCGAAGAGGGCGTGCGCTACGGCACCGTCATTGGCCGCAAAGTGAACGACCTGCCGTGGAAGAAATAA
- a CDS encoding response regulator transcription factor: MKVLLIEDEPKMVRSLKKGLEEHRIEVDAAANGTLGSQLAERNEYAVIISDVMMPEMSGLELLRQLREQGNQTPVILLTALDQTDDKVTGFEAGADDYLTKPFEFKELLVRIRALARRPISTYQPSPVLRYADVEMHLDNKAFFRGGQSIQLTPREFALMEYFLRNPGRVISKTEISERVWNLHFDTGTNVVEVYVNFLRKKVDKGFPHKLIHTQFKIGYVLKAEAIGH; the protein is encoded by the coding sequence ATGAAAGTACTTTTAATCGAAGACGAGCCTAAAATGGTGCGCTCGCTGAAAAAAGGGCTGGAGGAGCATCGCATCGAAGTGGATGCGGCAGCCAATGGCACACTGGGCAGCCAGCTCGCCGAGCGCAACGAGTACGCTGTCATCATTTCGGACGTGATGATGCCTGAAATGAGCGGTCTTGAGTTGCTGCGCCAGCTGCGTGAGCAGGGCAATCAAACCCCTGTCATCCTGCTCACTGCGCTCGACCAAACGGACGACAAGGTGACGGGCTTCGAGGCAGGTGCCGACGATTACCTGACCAAGCCGTTTGAGTTCAAGGAATTGCTCGTACGTATTCGAGCTCTGGCCCGCCGCCCGATTAGTACCTACCAACCTTCGCCCGTGCTGCGCTATGCCGATGTAGAAATGCACCTCGACAACAAAGCGTTTTTCCGTGGCGGCCAATCCATCCAACTCACCCCCCGCGAGTTTGCCCTGATGGAGTATTTTCTCCGCAACCCCGGTCGAGTCATTTCAAAAACCGAAATTTCCGAGCGCGTGTGGAACCTCCATTTCGACACGGGCACAAACGTGGTAGAGGTGTATGTCAATTTTTTAAGAAAAAAAGTGGACAAAGGATTCCCCCATAAGCTGATTCACACGCAGTTCAAAATAGGTTATGTGCTAAAAGCAGAGGCGATTGGGCATTAG